The Streptomyces sp. NBC_00224 genome has a window encoding:
- a CDS encoding discoidin domain-containing protein, with protein MTFRFSRTSFRLTRLRPRVLVLLATATTTAALLPLVTPSDAAVPGRPASPVIDPNASPMSPHHGVAPADAMRPTAPVLAESGWSVTTSGTSLTIDMHRTDIVSALVYQPRRTGGGSRVTEYAIRLSTDGRRWTKPVATGTLADDTTAKTLNFAAQGTRYVRLSATTPAAGRVGWAAGTERTSPSSPPASPASRADVQLLGDPGLAAPSTTFLPVDGWTASATDEETAQGNDRAANVLDGDPSTLWHSRWSPKTVRLPHALVIDMHRTTAVSALTYQPRQTGVNGRIGTYAVSTSLDGASFDAPVASGHWKDDATVKTATFTRTVSARYIRLVALSEAGQRGLWSSAAEIRLSGPSDPSVSGSWGPVTGFPLVPVATAVLPGNKLLAWSAYAVDRYGGSNGYTQTAVMDLTTGRVTQRRVDNTGHDMFCPGIAMLADGRVLVTGGSNASRASIYDPRTDTWSSTADMNIARGYQAMTLLSNGDAFVLGGSWSGGGGPKDGEVWSATTHTWRRLPGVPVESAMTADPAGAYRADNHMWLHATSQGRVLQLGPSKQMNWITTDGNGSITPAGTRADSQDAMNGNAISYDIGKLLTLGGAPAYQDTPATRRAYTVDLNGGGRPTATRTGDMAAARAFSNSVVMPDGKVAVFGGQETPVPFSDATSVMTPEIWDPVTGRFTPLATMAVPRNYHSTANLLPDGRIFSGGGGLCGNCATNHLDGAIFTPPYLLNPDGSERPRPVITSTPPTHVALGSTLPVTTGSPVSAFALVRSGAATHSIDNDQRRVPLTFRQVGEGSYDLSIPSDPGVALPGTYLLFALNTDGVPSLAKVISVS; from the coding sequence GTGACATTCAGGTTCTCGCGTACGTCGTTCCGTCTCACCCGCCTCAGACCACGTGTTCTCGTCCTCCTCGCCACAGCGACGACGACCGCCGCGCTGCTGCCGCTGGTCACCCCGAGCGACGCGGCCGTCCCCGGCCGCCCGGCCTCCCCTGTGATCGACCCCAACGCGTCTCCGATGTCTCCCCACCACGGAGTGGCACCCGCCGACGCCATGCGCCCCACCGCCCCCGTCCTGGCCGAGTCCGGCTGGAGCGTCACGACGAGCGGCACTTCCCTCACCATCGACATGCACCGCACCGACATCGTCTCCGCGCTCGTCTACCAACCGCGCAGGACCGGCGGCGGCAGCCGCGTCACCGAGTACGCCATCCGTCTCAGTACGGACGGGCGGCGCTGGACCAAACCCGTCGCCACCGGAACCCTGGCTGACGACACCACCGCCAAGACCCTCAACTTCGCCGCCCAGGGCACCCGTTACGTACGTCTCTCGGCTACGACACCGGCCGCTGGTCGCGTCGGCTGGGCCGCCGGAACGGAGCGGACATCCCCCAGCTCCCCGCCCGCGTCCCCCGCCTCCCGAGCCGATGTCCAACTCCTGGGTGACCCCGGCCTCGCGGCGCCGTCCACCACCTTCCTGCCGGTCGACGGCTGGACGGCCTCCGCGACCGATGAGGAGACGGCCCAGGGGAACGACCGCGCCGCCAACGTCCTGGACGGTGATCCCAGCACCCTGTGGCACAGCAGATGGTCACCGAAGACCGTACGGCTCCCGCACGCCCTCGTCATCGACATGCACCGCACGACCGCCGTCTCCGCACTCACCTATCAGCCGCGCCAGACCGGCGTGAACGGCCGCATCGGCACCTATGCCGTCTCCACCAGCCTCGACGGCGCCTCGTTCGACGCACCGGTCGCGAGCGGCCACTGGAAGGACGACGCGACCGTGAAGACCGCCACCTTCACCCGCACCGTCTCCGCGCGGTACATACGACTCGTCGCCCTCAGCGAGGCAGGGCAGCGCGGCCTCTGGAGCTCCGCCGCCGAGATCCGGCTCAGCGGCCCGAGCGACCCCTCCGTGTCGGGCTCCTGGGGTCCGGTCACCGGTTTCCCCTTGGTACCGGTCGCCACGGCCGTCCTGCCCGGCAACAAACTGCTGGCCTGGTCGGCGTACGCCGTCGACCGATACGGCGGCAGCAACGGCTACACCCAGACCGCCGTCATGGACCTCACCACCGGCCGCGTGACCCAGCGTCGTGTCGACAACACCGGGCACGACATGTTCTGCCCCGGCATCGCCATGCTCGCCGACGGGCGGGTGCTGGTCACGGGCGGCAGCAACGCGTCGCGCGCGAGCATCTATGACCCGCGCACGGACACCTGGTCCTCGACGGCCGACATGAACATCGCGCGCGGCTACCAGGCGATGACGCTGCTCTCCAACGGTGACGCTTTCGTCCTCGGCGGGTCCTGGAGCGGCGGGGGCGGACCCAAGGACGGCGAAGTGTGGTCGGCCACCACCCACACCTGGCGCAGACTCCCGGGCGTGCCGGTCGAGAGTGCCATGACCGCCGACCCCGCCGGCGCCTACCGGGCCGACAACCACATGTGGCTGCACGCCACCTCCCAGGGGCGCGTCCTCCAGCTCGGCCCCAGCAAGCAGATGAACTGGATCACCACCGACGGCAACGGCAGCATCACTCCCGCCGGCACACGGGCCGACAGCCAGGACGCCATGAACGGCAACGCCATCTCGTACGACATCGGCAAGCTGCTCACCCTGGGCGGCGCGCCCGCCTACCAGGACACCCCCGCCACCCGCCGCGCCTACACGGTCGACCTCAACGGGGGCGGACGGCCCACGGCGACCCGCACCGGCGACATGGCCGCCGCCCGCGCGTTCAGCAACAGCGTGGTGATGCCGGACGGAAAGGTCGCGGTCTTCGGCGGCCAGGAGACCCCGGTTCCGTTCAGCGACGCCACGTCGGTCATGACCCCGGAGATCTGGGATCCGGTCACCGGCCGCTTCACACCGCTCGCCACGATGGCGGTCCCCCGCAACTACCACAGCACCGCGAACCTGCTGCCCGACGGGCGGATCTTCTCGGGTGGCGGCGGGCTCTGTGGCAACTGCGCGACCAATCACCTGGACGGGGCGATCTTCACCCCGCCCTATCTGCTGAACCCGGACGGCAGCGAGCGGCCCCGGCCCGTGATCACCAGCACCCCACCGACCCATGTGGCGCTCGGCTCGACGCTGCCGGTCACCACTGGGTCGCCCGTCAGCGCCTTCGCCCTGGTCCGCTCGGGGGCCGCGACCCACTCCATCGACAACGACCAGCGGCGCGTGCCGCTGACGTTCCGGCAGGTCGGCGAAGGCTCCTATGACCTCTCCATCCCGAGCGACCCGGGAGTCGCGCTCCCCGGCACGTACCTCCTGTTCGCCCTCAATACAGACGGCGTCCCGAGCCTCGCCAAGGTGATCAGCGTGAGCTGA
- a CDS encoding glycoside hydrolase family 18 protein codes for MRRRLLGRAAVTGCALALLAAIAPVASARDGQSTERAAEHGSGQGASYKKVGYFTQWGVYGRNFQVKDLDTSGAAGRLTHVNYAFGNVSADGKCFTGNVPGEADAWADYVRPLDAASSVDGTADTVEQPLAGNFNQLRELKAKHPGLKVMISLGGWSWSTHFSDAARTPESRKAFVSSCIDLYVKGNLPVDGARGGAGAAAGLFDGVDIDWEWPGSAGDTDTVFRPEDKRNFTALAHEFRTQLDAYARSQKSRKYYELSAFVPTAPAKIDAGFEVPKIMRDFDFVNLQGYDFHVSGEPTTNQQSALYARDDFSVDGTVDAWLRRGAPARKLVMGIPFYGQGWTGVAGGGDGLHQPAAGPAPATWQAGYEDYKALKELADSGAYKLYRDRRAGSAWLFDGTTLWTYDDPQVLRTKTAYIRGRGLGGSMVWSLDGDTANGELMAAIDRGLSHR; via the coding sequence ATGCGTCGAAGACTTCTCGGCAGAGCGGCCGTCACTGGCTGCGCCCTCGCCCTCCTGGCGGCGATCGCCCCGGTGGCGTCGGCCCGCGATGGACAGAGCACGGAACGGGCCGCCGAACACGGCTCCGGTCAAGGTGCCTCGTACAAGAAGGTCGGCTACTTCACTCAATGGGGCGTCTACGGGCGGAACTTCCAGGTCAAGGACCTGGACACCAGCGGTGCCGCCGGCAGGCTGACCCATGTCAACTACGCCTTCGGGAACGTCTCGGCCGACGGCAAGTGCTTCACCGGCAATGTGCCGGGTGAGGCGGACGCGTGGGCCGACTATGTCCGGCCGCTGGACGCGGCGAGCTCCGTCGACGGTACGGCGGACACCGTTGAGCAGCCTCTCGCGGGCAACTTCAATCAGCTGCGCGAGCTCAAGGCCAAGCACCCCGGACTCAAAGTCATGATCTCGCTGGGAGGTTGGAGCTGGTCCACGCACTTCTCGGACGCTGCCCGTACCCCGGAATCGCGCAAGGCGTTCGTCTCCTCCTGCATCGACCTCTACGTCAAGGGCAATCTGCCGGTGGACGGGGCGCGCGGCGGAGCGGGTGCGGCGGCAGGGCTGTTCGACGGGGTCGACATCGACTGGGAGTGGCCCGGCTCGGCGGGAGACACGGACACGGTGTTCCGGCCGGAGGACAAGCGGAACTTCACGGCGCTGGCGCACGAGTTCCGGACGCAGCTCGACGCGTACGCGCGATCGCAGAAGTCGCGTAAGTACTATGAGCTCTCGGCGTTCGTGCCGACCGCGCCCGCCAAGATCGACGCGGGTTTCGAAGTACCCAAGATCATGCGGGACTTCGACTTCGTCAACCTCCAGGGATACGACTTCCACGTCTCCGGCGAGCCCACCACCAACCAGCAGTCGGCTCTCTACGCCCGCGACGACTTCAGCGTGGACGGAACGGTCGACGCGTGGCTCAGGCGCGGTGCGCCCGCGCGCAAACTCGTCATGGGCATACCGTTCTACGGGCAGGGCTGGACCGGTGTGGCAGGTGGCGGCGACGGCCTCCATCAGCCGGCGGCAGGTCCCGCTCCCGCCACCTGGCAAGCGGGTTACGAGGACTACAAGGCGCTCAAGGAGCTGGCTGACTCCGGGGCGTACAAGCTCTACCGCGACCGCAGGGCCGGGTCCGCGTGGCTCTTCGACGGCACGACGCTGTGGACGTACGACGATCCGCAGGTGCTGCGGACCAAGACCGCGTACATACGCGGCCGGGGGCTGGGCGGGTCCATGGTCTGGTCGCTGGACGGCGACACCGCGAACGGCGAGCTGATGGCGGCCATCGACCGCGGGCTGTCCCACCGGTGA
- a CDS encoding MFS transporter, producing MPRTELRSKGSPMAVLVAACLGLFTVFLQTTQTIGTLSAVQDDLDIAPADLVWVPSMYTLVVASFVLGAGALSDRWGRRRVFLAGAVAMGAGGLVLVLASSLPTVLVGQALAGLGGALITPSSLALVSHAFPDPRRRAGAISAWAAASGLGLAIGPVTAGLALRWWTWHAAFWLNLALGALAVLVALTRVEESRVPGGRPDWAGQVLGTAGLALLIYWLIDGGHHGYGSARALSSLAGAVALLGTFIAVELRRDRPMVDLRLMRDPSYSASLLLAATVLFGFVGISLLQVLWLQQVRGLSALEVGVQLLAEFGTFIAASVAAGILVRKWGPRPLIITGLLLAALGAALFATVEPGDTFSGYAAALVVFGLGCGLANAPSTALGVSHVPRGREGEASGTVNAARQVGAVLGTSILGTLMTSRFTDRLAAGANNPGAAFTDAVGHAAWTGATVLVAGTLTGAALLALAGRRAGVAAYEVAR from the coding sequence ATGCCGCGCACTGAACTCCGCTCCAAGGGCAGCCCCATGGCCGTCCTCGTGGCCGCCTGCCTCGGTCTGTTCACCGTCTTCCTCCAGACCACGCAGACCATCGGCACCCTCAGCGCGGTCCAGGACGACCTCGACATCGCCCCCGCCGACCTCGTCTGGGTGCCCAGCATGTACACCCTGGTCGTCGCCTCCTTCGTCCTCGGCGCCGGCGCCCTCTCGGACCGGTGGGGCCGCAGAAGGGTCTTCCTGGCCGGTGCCGTGGCGATGGGCGCGGGAGGACTGGTCCTGGTCCTCGCGTCCAGCCTGCCGACGGTCCTGGTCGGCCAGGCCCTCGCGGGCCTCGGCGGGGCGCTCATCACGCCGAGCTCGCTCGCGCTGGTCAGCCACGCCTTCCCCGACCCGCGCCGCCGCGCGGGCGCCATCTCCGCCTGGGCCGCGGCCTCGGGGCTCGGCCTGGCCATCGGCCCCGTCACAGCCGGGCTCGCACTGCGATGGTGGACCTGGCACGCGGCCTTCTGGCTGAACCTCGCACTCGGCGCCCTGGCCGTCCTCGTGGCGCTGACCCGGGTGGAGGAGTCACGCGTCCCCGGCGGCCGCCCCGACTGGGCCGGCCAGGTACTCGGCACGGCCGGACTCGCCCTGCTCATCTACTGGTTGATAGACGGCGGCCACCACGGCTACGGCTCCGCCCGCGCACTCTCCTCGCTCGCCGGAGCAGTCGCACTCCTCGGCACCTTCATCGCCGTGGAACTCCGTCGCGACCGTCCCATGGTCGACCTGCGCCTGATGCGCGACCCGTCCTACAGCGCCTCCCTGCTGCTCGCAGCCACCGTCCTCTTCGGCTTCGTCGGGATCTCACTGCTGCAAGTCCTGTGGCTCCAGCAGGTACGCGGACTGAGCGCCCTGGAGGTGGGCGTCCAACTCCTGGCAGAATTCGGCACCTTCATCGCCGCGTCGGTAGCGGCGGGCATCCTCGTACGCAAGTGGGGTCCCCGGCCGCTGATCATCACTGGGCTCCTCCTGGCCGCCCTCGGCGCGGCGCTCTTCGCCACCGTCGAGCCGGGCGACACCTTCAGCGGGTACGCCGCCGCCCTCGTCGTCTTCGGCCTCGGCTGCGGACTGGCCAACGCGCCCTCCACCGCGCTCGGCGTCAGCCATGTCCCGCGCGGCCGCGAGGGCGAGGCGAGCGGCACGGTCAATGCGGCCCGCCAGGTCGGCGCGGTCCTGGGCACCAGCATCCTGGGCACCCTGATGACCTCCCGCTTCACGGACCGGCTGGCAGCAGGCGCCAACAACCCGGGCGCGGCCTTCACGGACGCCGTGGGCCACGCCGCGTGGACCGGGGCGACCGTACTCGTCGCCGGGACCCTGACGGGCGCCGCATTGCTGGCCCTCGCGGGCCGCCGAGCGGGCGTGGCGGCGTACGAGGTCGCCCGCTAA
- a CDS encoding SDR family oxidoreductase — translation MRNTTALVTGANRGLGRAFALALLERGAKTVYAAARDPHTVTDPGLTPVALDITDPTQVAAAAELCSDTSLLLNNAGILSGSSLIGTDSLEGARAELETNLFGTLAMCRAFAPVLADNGGGAVVNMLSVLSWHTLPQIGSYGVSKAAALSMTNAIREELRPQGTLTVAVHAAFIDTDMAAGVDQPKTSPVDVAHQVLDAVEAGREEVLADEITRQVKAALSGVPHAAH, via the coding sequence ATGCGCAACACCACGGCACTCGTGACCGGCGCAAACCGAGGACTGGGGCGTGCGTTCGCCCTCGCCCTGCTGGAGCGGGGCGCCAAGACCGTCTACGCGGCGGCGCGCGATCCGCACACGGTGACCGACCCGGGTCTCACCCCGGTCGCACTCGACATCACCGACCCCACTCAGGTCGCCGCAGCCGCCGAACTCTGCTCCGACACCTCCCTTCTCCTCAACAACGCGGGGATTCTGAGCGGGAGTTCCCTGATCGGCACGGACTCACTCGAAGGGGCGAGGGCGGAGCTGGAGACCAACCTGTTCGGCACCCTCGCGATGTGCCGCGCCTTCGCCCCCGTACTCGCCGACAACGGTGGCGGCGCCGTGGTCAACATGCTCTCCGTACTGTCGTGGCACACCCTCCCGCAGATCGGTTCGTACGGTGTCTCCAAGGCGGCCGCACTGTCGATGACCAACGCGATACGCGAAGAGCTGCGCCCGCAGGGCACGTTGACCGTCGCCGTACACGCGGCCTTCATCGACACCGACATGGCGGCGGGCGTCGACCAGCCGAAGACGAGCCCCGTCGACGTCGCCCACCAGGTGCTCGACGCGGTCGAGGCGGGCCGGGAGGAAGTGCTCGCCGACGAGATCACCCGCCAGGTCAAGGCCGCGCTCTCGGGGGTTCCGCATGCCGCGCACTGA
- a CDS encoding TetR/AcrR family transcriptional regulator gives MLKDEALLDAAARVLADNRGASLVQVATGVGISRATLSRRYPTREVLIRAVAARAIDVIDERLAATDLPDDADAAVFDAALERLIADLAPAVDLYGFTAHDGLVLADPVFRAGLERHDQRALRFVTLGQRLGRLRGDLPPYWIWYMLWGLLDAAAEGVRDGHLGHREIRRLVSTVFRNGAEPPDASP, from the coding sequence ATGCTGAAAGATGAAGCGCTGCTCGACGCGGCAGCGCGCGTACTCGCGGACAATCGCGGTGCCTCGCTGGTCCAGGTCGCCACTGGCGTCGGCATCAGTCGCGCGACGCTGAGCAGGCGCTACCCGACCCGGGAAGTGCTGATCAGAGCCGTCGCGGCGCGGGCCATCGACGTCATCGACGAACGGCTGGCCGCGACCGACCTGCCGGACGACGCGGACGCGGCGGTGTTCGACGCTGCACTCGAACGGCTGATCGCGGATCTCGCGCCCGCCGTGGACCTGTACGGCTTCACCGCCCACGACGGCCTCGTCCTCGCGGACCCCGTCTTCCGGGCCGGCCTGGAGCGGCACGACCAGCGCGCCCTGCGTTTCGTGACCCTCGGACAGCGGCTCGGGCGTCTCCGCGGCGACCTGCCGCCGTACTGGATCTGGTACATGCTGTGGGGACTGCTCGACGCGGCCGCCGAGGGCGTCCGTGACGGTCACCTCGGGCACCGGGAGATCCGCCGCCTGGTCAGCACCGTGTTCCGCAACGGCGCGGAACCGCCGGACGCCTCGCCCTGA
- a CDS encoding MFS transporter — protein MYAPVSRPAADLTERLDPRRWIVLTILSGSLLLIAMDTTILNVAFPSLVADLQPGSVEQLWIIDVYALALSGLLVTAGGLGDRWGRKRLLLVGFGIFALASLLAVFATAAWHVIGARALLGVGGAAIMPSTLSILRDVFTDARERAFAYAVWAAVLGGGMALGPIIGGLLVQDHGWQSAFLLNIPVAALVIGFGLWFLPESRSARSGKWDWWGVGQSIVGMLALAGGIKQLGKSGVGDPVPWILLAVAALALTVFVRRQLRLEVPLLQVRLFANRSFSLAATAIFLGMVGMGAVLFLVTQWFQYAQGYTPLQAGLRLLPAPLGLIVTSMTTPALMQRFPIRHVMGAGLVAMAAGLVLPWVVQQFAEVGYPAFGVALAVLGLGVGVATTVASVTLMAAAPIDDVGGAAAIEETCYELGAAMGVAILGSLATVLYTANLPSLDLTGPGADKVRDSVGEAAHVADEIGGPAGKALLDTVSHAYSTAVTPAFLVAAGLALAAAAMVWAWIPRNLRPTENAH, from the coding sequence ATGTACGCCCCTGTCTCCCGGCCCGCCGCCGACCTCACCGAACGCCTGGATCCCCGGCGCTGGATCGTCCTGACGATCCTCTCCGGGAGCCTTCTGCTGATCGCGATGGACACCACGATCCTCAACGTGGCCTTCCCGTCGCTGGTGGCGGACCTCCAGCCCGGCTCGGTCGAGCAGCTCTGGATCATCGACGTCTACGCCCTGGCCCTCTCGGGCCTGCTCGTCACCGCCGGTGGCCTCGGTGACCGCTGGGGGCGCAAGCGCCTGCTCCTGGTCGGGTTCGGCATCTTCGCGCTGGCCTCGCTGCTGGCCGTGTTCGCCACCGCGGCCTGGCACGTCATCGGCGCGCGGGCCCTGCTCGGCGTCGGTGGCGCCGCGATCATGCCGTCCACGCTGTCGATCCTGCGGGACGTCTTCACGGACGCGCGCGAAAGGGCGTTCGCGTACGCCGTGTGGGCCGCGGTTCTCGGCGGCGGTATGGCCCTCGGGCCGATCATCGGCGGCCTGCTCGTCCAGGACCACGGCTGGCAGTCGGCGTTCCTGCTCAACATCCCCGTCGCGGCGCTGGTGATCGGGTTCGGGCTGTGGTTCCTGCCCGAGTCGCGCTCCGCGCGGAGCGGCAAGTGGGACTGGTGGGGCGTGGGGCAGTCGATCGTCGGCATGCTCGCCCTCGCGGGCGGGATCAAGCAGCTCGGCAAGAGCGGCGTCGGCGACCCGGTGCCGTGGATCCTGCTGGCCGTCGCGGCGCTCGCCCTGACCGTGTTCGTACGCCGCCAGCTCCGCCTGGAGGTTCCCCTTCTCCAGGTCCGGCTCTTCGCCAACCGGTCCTTCAGCCTCGCCGCAACCGCCATCTTCCTCGGCATGGTCGGCATGGGTGCGGTGCTCTTCCTGGTGACGCAGTGGTTCCAGTACGCACAGGGGTACACACCGCTTCAGGCCGGTCTGCGGCTGCTGCCCGCGCCGCTCGGCCTGATCGTCACCTCGATGACCACACCCGCGCTGATGCAGCGCTTCCCCATCCGGCATGTGATGGGCGCCGGACTGGTCGCGATGGCGGCGGGGCTCGTGCTGCCCTGGGTCGTCCAGCAGTTCGCCGAGGTGGGCTACCCGGCCTTCGGCGTCGCCCTGGCGGTGCTCGGCCTCGGCGTCGGAGTGGCCACCACGGTGGCGTCCGTGACTCTCATGGCCGCCGCACCCATCGACGACGTCGGCGGCGCGGCCGCGATCGAGGAGACCTGCTACGAACTGGGCGCGGCCATGGGCGTGGCCATCCTCGGCAGCCTCGCCACCGTCCTGTACACGGCCAACCTGCCGTCGCTCGATCTGACCGGGCCGGGCGCCGACAAGGTGCGTGACTCCGTAGGTGAAGCGGCGCACGTGGCCGACGAGATAGGCGGCCCGGCCGGCAAGGCGCTGCTTGACACCGTCTCGCACGCCTACAGCACGGCCGTGACCCCGGCCTTCCTGGTCGCCGCGGGTCTCGCGCTTGCCGCCGCCGCGATGGTGTGGGCGTGGATCCCGAGGAACCTGCGCCCGACGGAGAACGCGCACTGA
- the sigJ gene encoding RNA polymerase sigma factor SigJ, producing MLGTVSDAEDILQDAWLKWSQTDRSEVRHPKAYLVRTVTNLALNRLTSAAVTREAYVGPWLPEPWLTTPDIAEEAELADTVAMAMLVVLETLSPVERAVFLLREVFGYSHAEIAEVLERPEPTIRQIAHRAREHVQARRPRYDTDAEQRSLVTRRFIAACQGGDLNAVMELLAPDVTAWSDGGGKVTAARRPLHTRDHVARWMLGVLAKPGLEALEARSASLNGEQGLLFSVGGHPVGALTFDLLDGRIHQLRFQVNPDKLDGLRPGHGD from the coding sequence ATGCTCGGCACCGTCAGCGATGCGGAGGACATCCTCCAGGACGCCTGGCTCAAGTGGTCCCAGACCGACCGGAGCGAGGTCCGGCACCCCAAGGCGTACCTCGTGCGCACGGTCACCAACCTGGCGCTGAACCGGCTCACTTCGGCCGCCGTCACCCGCGAGGCATACGTCGGCCCCTGGCTACCCGAACCCTGGCTCACCACTCCAGACATCGCCGAGGAGGCGGAGTTGGCCGACACCGTCGCCATGGCGATGCTGGTCGTCCTGGAAACCCTCAGCCCCGTCGAACGGGCCGTGTTCCTGCTGCGCGAGGTCTTCGGCTACAGCCACGCGGAGATCGCCGAGGTCCTCGAACGCCCCGAGCCGACGATCCGTCAGATCGCCCACCGGGCACGGGAGCACGTCCAGGCGCGCCGCCCCCGGTACGACACCGACGCGGAGCAGCGCTCCCTGGTGACCCGCCGTTTCATCGCCGCCTGCCAGGGCGGCGACCTCAACGCCGTGATGGAGCTGCTCGCCCCCGACGTGACCGCCTGGTCGGACGGCGGCGGCAAGGTCACCGCCGCCCGCCGGCCGTTGCACACCCGCGACCATGTGGCGCGGTGGATGCTCGGCGTCCTCGCCAAGCCCGGCCTGGAAGCCCTGGAGGCCCGGTCCGCGTCCCTCAACGGCGAGCAGGGCCTGCTTTTCAGCGTGGGCGGCCACCCGGTGGGCGCGCTGACCTTCGATCTGCTGGACGGACGCATCCACCAACTGCGCTTCCAGGTCAACCCCGACAAGCTGGACGGTCTGCGGCCCGGTCACGGCGACTGA
- a CDS encoding NAD-dependent epimerase/dehydratase family protein, with translation MRILLAGASGVLGQRAVRELTAASHEVAGLGRGASNTVRVNLLDGDAVLRAVDGMAFDVVIHAATALQGTSLIRHQEMAGTNALRVQGTANLLAAARATGARRIVLENMMFGYGYGDHGDRLLTEDGTPFGPAGTNPWLEQHVGAMRAKEELAFTADGIDAVSLRFGLFYGKDVTDTTVLTMLRKRRLPVVADHGRELAWVDVDDAARAVAAAVERGRPSQAYNIADDLPTGFGSHVRAVAEAFGTPAPLRIPLWLLKPAPLAHTVMATNLRLDSSKAKEELGWKPSHTDSVEGVRSLARTLGV, from the coding sequence ATGAGGATTCTGCTGGCAGGGGCGAGCGGGGTGCTGGGGCAGCGGGCCGTGCGGGAGCTGACCGCCGCGAGCCACGAGGTGGCCGGACTCGGGCGCGGCGCGTCCAACACGGTACGGGTGAACCTGCTGGACGGGGACGCGGTGCTGCGGGCGGTCGACGGGATGGCGTTCGACGTCGTCATCCACGCGGCCACCGCGCTTCAGGGCACGTCCCTGATCCGCCACCAGGAGATGGCGGGCACCAACGCCCTGCGCGTCCAGGGCACGGCCAACCTGCTGGCCGCCGCCCGGGCCACCGGAGCCCGCCGGATCGTCCTGGAGAACATGATGTTCGGCTACGGCTACGGCGACCACGGCGACCGGCTCCTCACCGAGGACGGCACGCCGTTCGGCCCGGCGGGGACCAACCCCTGGCTGGAGCAGCACGTCGGCGCGATGCGCGCCAAGGAGGAACTCGCCTTCACCGCCGACGGGATCGACGCGGTCAGCCTGCGCTTCGGCCTCTTCTACGGCAAGGACGTCACCGACACGACGGTCCTCACCATGCTGCGCAAGCGCAGGCTGCCGGTCGTCGCCGACCACGGCCGGGAGCTGGCGTGGGTGGACGTGGACGACGCGGCCCGCGCGGTCGCGGCCGCCGTCGAGCGGGGCCGGCCCTCGCAGGCGTACAACATCGCGGACGACCTGCCGACCGGCTTCGGCAGCCACGTCCGCGCCGTCGCCGAGGCGTTCGGCACACCGGCTCCACTGCGCATCCCGCTGTGGCTGCTCAAGCCCGCCCCGCTCGCACACACCGTCATGGCGACCAATCTGCGCCTGGACAGCAGCAAGGCCAAGGAAGAGCTGGGCTGGAAGCCGAGCCACACCGACAGCGTCGAAGGAGTGCGCTCGCTTGCCCGCACCCTGGGCGTCTGA
- a CDS encoding serine hydrolase domain-containing protein, translating into MRPIPLCVLSSSAPPRVEHGHHPELFVQIGSLTKALTGTLLVRLAAAGALDLDDPLERFLPAPTGTGITLRHLATHTSGLPRLPPGLNRRDPYAPFDAEALDALVRRLDTLATAPPGQDEEYSNFGYAVLGSALAAAGGAPYEQLLNEYVLSPLDITDVTSAPAPERRLVARLFGRPVRPWTMTGAILPAGGLWATPVAASRLVTSLLVERRLGEPAPSWQRAGRLLWHNGATKDASVFAGALPDGTWVLVHRLGGDPDTTDKIGIDHLKSVT; encoded by the coding sequence GTGCGCCCCATACCCCTCTGCGTCCTCAGCAGCTCCGCCCCGCCTCGGGTGGAGCACGGACACCACCCCGAACTGTTCGTCCAGATAGGTTCGTTGACCAAGGCCCTCACCGGCACGCTGTTGGTCCGCCTCGCCGCCGCGGGCGCGCTTGATCTCGACGATCCCCTCGAACGCTTTCTGCCCGCCCCGACGGGCACCGGCATCACCCTGCGGCACCTGGCGACCCACACCTCCGGCCTGCCCCGGCTGCCTCCCGGCCTCAACCGCCGCGATCCGTACGCCCCGTTCGACGCCGAGGCGCTCGACGCGCTCGTCCGCCGCCTCGACACCCTGGCCACCGCACCCCCGGGCCAGGACGAGGAGTACTCCAACTTCGGCTACGCGGTGCTGGGTTCGGCACTCGCGGCCGCGGGCGGCGCCCCGTACGAGCAACTGCTCAACGAGTACGTCCTGAGCCCGCTCGACATCACCGACGTCACCTCCGCTCCGGCGCCGGAGCGGCGCCTGGTCGCGCGGCTCTTCGGCCGCCCCGTCAGACCGTGGACGATGACCGGTGCGATCCTCCCGGCCGGGGGCCTGTGGGCCACCCCGGTCGCGGCCTCCCGGCTGGTCACCTCGCTGCTCGTCGAACGCCGGCTGGGCGAGCCCGCCCCGTCCTGGCAGCGCGCCGGTCGCCTGCTCTGGCACAACGGGGCCACCAAGGACGCCTCCGTCTTCGCGGGCGCCCTGCCGGACGGCACCTGGGTCCTCGTCCACCGGCTCGGCGGCGATCCCGACACCACCGACAAGATCGGCATCGACCACTTGAAGAGTGTGACGTAG